The DNA window AATGATCGTGAAAATACTGAGAAATTCTTGTCTGACTTCATAGATGATTTTGTCAAACCACGTAGTGATAGAGTATTCATGTGGCAAGAAGACAATAACCTTAATGTTGGTACAGTACTTCTTAGAGATAACATTCCAGAGATTCATTATGTCTCTATAGAGGTTGGCAACTAATTGCTACTTGTTGTTGATAACGGATCTATTTACACTGAAAATCTAATCAATTTTTTAAATGAAAAAAATTTTCTTTTTGAAAAACAAACTCCTCCTTTATTAAATATGGATTTTATATCACAATACGATTCATTCATTCTTTCTGGAAGAAGAAAGAATGAAAAAAAAATCAATGAAATTAATTCCAAAATTATAAGACACAGTATTGAAAACAATAAAAAATTACTTGGAATTTGTTATGGTGCAGAAATTTTAGCTCTTACTTTAGGAGGAACAATCAAAAAAACTTCAATTCTCCAAAAAGGAAACGAATCAATACAGACTCTTCTAGATAATCCTCTTTGTAGTGATTCATTTGACGTGTTTGAGAGTCATGCTTTTGAGATCTCAAAATTACCCCTAGATCTTGTCTCACTTGCACAATCAAAAAATTGTAAATATGAAATAATTCAATATAAAAAAAGATTAATTTTTGGAACTCAGTTTCATCCTGAAATGAGCAAAGATGGAAATAAATTGATTGAAAAATTCTGTTTACTTTGATTGATTTTAATAACTCTCAAAATTTCTTTATTTCATGGATGAAGAAAACCATGAATTACTTTTACCTCTTGTTGAAGAAGAAAACATTTGCCTTCCATTACCCATTAACGTAGTATCCAAATATTGGAATGTTGATTTGCCTATGGCAGAAGCTATAGAATCTGCAAAAAAATACTCTGGCTTTAGTGGCAGTATTATAATTGAAGGAATTGAAATCGCAGAAAGACATGGATTGACTTGTAAAATAGTCCATTCATCATTAAATGAATTAAAAAAGATAATTGATGCAGGAATTCCACCAATTGTAATTCTTCCAGGAATTCCAGAAATTACACAACATGCTTCAGTAATCACTGGTTATGATGAAAGTGAAAAAACAATTCTACATTATATTCAAACAGGTAATCAAGAAGGTGAACAACAAGAAGGTGTAATTCCTGAAAATATATTTGAGAAAGAATGGACTGAAGAAGGAAAATTAGTTATAATTTTGGCTCCATCTGAAATAATCTCGTCAATTAAACTAGAAAATGACATCACTGAAAAATCAAATAGACTCTGCTTTATTTCTGAAAAACAGAACATTTTAAAAAATACCGAAGAAGCACTTGAATCTCTAAAACAAGCAGTAGAACTTGATGGAAAAAATTCTACTGCCTTGAATTTATTAGGTACAATGCTTAATGCAGGAAATTCTCCTGACTGTGTAAAGTACTATGAAAAATGTTTAGATATCAATGATAAATCATATCTGACGTATAACGG is part of the Nitrosopumilus sp. genome and encodes:
- a CDS encoding gamma-glutamyl-gamma-aminobutyrate hydrolase family protein (Members of this family of hydrolases with an active site Cys residue belong to MEROPS family C26.), translated to MLLVVDNGSIYTENLINFLNEKNFLFEKQTPPLLNMDFISQYDSFILSGRRKNEKKINEINSKIIRHSIENNKKLLGICYGAEILALTLGGTIKKTSILQKGNESIQTLLDNPLCSDSFDVFESHAFEISKLPLDLVSLAQSKNCKYEIIQYKKRLIFGTQFHPEMSKDGNKLIEKFCLL
- a CDS encoding tetratricopeptide repeat protein — protein: MDEENHELLLPLVEEENICLPLPINVVSKYWNVDLPMAEAIESAKKYSGFSGSIIIEGIEIAERHGLTCKIVHSSLNELKKIIDAGIPPIVILPGIPEITQHASVITGYDESEKTILHYIQTGNQEGEQQEGVIPENIFEKEWTEEGKLVIILAPSEIISSIKLENDITEKSNRLCFISEKQNILKNTEEALESLKQAVELDGKNSTALNLLGTMLNAGNSPDCVKYYEKCLDINDKSYLTYNGLGNFYLKTNQFEKAENFYTKAIEINPKRSAKIYKNRAYLREKQNNNSDAKEDLKNYLKYYQKAPDRGIIEQAIREL